A portion of the Wolbachia endosymbiont of Oedothorax gibbosus genome contains these proteins:
- a CDS encoding MFS transporter: MNLEKELGLTIMQVALANSAYTWTFAILQFFSGATFNVFSSKKIYFFSLSTMIFGFFVLINSDNFAHLILSQLLIAAGASFGFIGAAHTSSICFSAAQFGLMFSLVQTISSLSALVIQMLFSSLLAEGADWKNLIVCIILFGVLIFVLMFFYPSILPESSSEKCAIKSSIRTVIFTVLKLRDIWITSIVGAITFGTFLALNTLWAPRLLSNSELGAVESGVATAILWLGLAVGAPVADQISNLFKNRRHVISAFALLQGISMIILLCSHLTAHIVYFCMLMFGFFAGGHMLNFTVGSEIVKRKYISTSSSIINGFMFIGSGVIVSMLALLADYQMALFAIFAILITAGILNYATKETYPKK; encoded by the coding sequence GAGCAACGTTTAATGTTTTTTCCAGTAAAAAAATTTATTTTTTCTCATTATCAACTATGATCTTTGGGTTCTTTGTCCTTATTAATAGTGACAATTTTGCTCATTTGATTTTATCACAATTATTGATTGCAGCTGGAGCATCATTTGGTTTTATTGGTGCTGCTCACACAAGTAGCATATGTTTTTCCGCTGCCCAATTTGGACTAATGTTTTCACTAGTGCAAACAATTTCAAGTCTTTCCGCTTTGGTGATTCAAATGTTGTTTTCTAGCTTGCTTGCCGAAGGTGCAGATTGGAAGAATCTGATTGTATGCATAATACTATTTGGTGTGTTGATATTTGTACTGATGTTTTTTTATCCAAGCATACTTCCAGAAAGCAGCTCAGAAAAGTGCGCAATAAAAAGCTCTATAAGAACAGTAATATTCACAGTGCTGAAATTAAGAGATATCTGGATAACCTCAATAGTGGGTGCTATTACTTTCGGAACATTTTTAGCACTAAATACCTTGTGGGCCCCAAGGTTACTGAGCAACTCAGAACTCGGTGCAGTGGAGTCAGGTGTAGCAACCGCAATACTATGGCTTGGTCTTGCAGTTGGTGCTCCAGTTGCAGATCAAATCTCAAATCTATTTAAAAATAGAAGGCATGTAATCTCTGCTTTTGCTCTGTTACAAGGTATTTCAATGATTATTTTGTTGTGCAGCCATTTAACAGCTCACATTGTGTACTTTTGTATGTTAATGTTCGGGTTTTTTGCGGGAGGACATATGCTTAATTTTACTGTCGGTAGCGAGATTGTGAAACGAAAATACATTAGCACATCATCATCCATTATCAATGGGTTTATGTTTATTGGCAGTGGAGTTATAGTGTCAATGTTAGCACTTCTTGCAGATTATCAAATGGCGCTTTTTGCAATATTTGCGATATTGATAACTGCTGGTATTTTAAATTATGCCACAAAAGAGACATACCCTAAAAAATAA